A portion of the Pagrus major chromosome 8, Pma_NU_1.0 genome contains these proteins:
- the osbpl5 gene encoding LOW QUALITY PROTEIN: oxysterol-binding protein-related protein 5 (The sequence of the model RefSeq protein was modified relative to this genomic sequence to represent the inferred CDS: inserted 1 base in 1 codon) — protein MKEENLFHRRFSLCPNATSPPKIDPSTLTRNLSYGGDNDLYSLSPGSETDRDGLSMLSNELSPAQSPGSKSESRMFNGVEKECPSPTEKLARKESLKVQKQNYRQEKKRAAKELFSALKDPSVVIMSNWLKIRGSLKSWTKLWCALKPGVLLIYKTPKTDHWVGTILLSACKLIERPSKKDGFCFKLYHPLEKSIWAVKGPKGENVGSITQPLPSNYLIFRAASESDGRCWMDALELALSCSSLYKLTAKAGREADISTSSESSHILHLLQSTALSETELLQLNDTLLLGNHHMEHDGFSDKSEREAHDDWDTTANENGGRLTEESDMDQSDELSPGPQATAYVEQSTEEMAEAGEASQVETVSEENKGLIWGLLKQLRPGMDLSKVVLPTFILEPRSFLDKLSDYYYHADLLSQAALEESAYGRIKQVLRWYLSGFYKKPKGLKKPYNPILGKXFRCCWLHPQTDSCTFYIAEQVSHHPPISAFYVCNRKDGFSISGSILAKSKFYGNSLSAILDGKARLLFLSRDEEYVITMPYAHCKGILYGTMTLELGGKVTIECEKTKCFTELEFKLKPFLGGSCSVNQISGKISVGEELLATVDGHWDSEVFIHEKRSGIQETLWNPSQEIRNSRLKRQVVQIDQQGEFESERLWQHVTSAIMDRDQVRATQEKFVLEEAQRREARERGDKPWIPRLFHQDPVSSEWSYRHMDVQPWDPERCLVQFEKDGVIQTHEKSQRQHNGLSYSHSWASQQKAEVNGKRRKASSQPSSCSQNTESSSTTPEPTHESSDNEGFSNQCARCNKEVKDIALIEASITSIQKTQQDIQRNLVALSRQMVRQRATDDGVSLTGRHCLILCVLLLSQLLLNYVFT, from the exons ATGAAGGAGGAGAATTTGTTCCATCGGAGGTTTTCTCTGTGCCCCAATGCCACCTCCCCACCCAAAATCGACCCCAGCACCCTCACCCGGAACCTGTCTTATGGAGGAGACAACGACCTCTACAGCCTCAGCCCAG gcagtgagacagacagggacgGTCTCTCCATGCTGAGTAATGAACTTAGTCCTGCCCAATCACCAGGCAGCAAG tctgAGTCCAGGATGTTTAATGGTGTTGAGAAGGAGTGCCCCTCCCCAACAGAGAAGCTGGCCCGGAAGGAGTCTCTCAAG GTACAAAAGCAGAATTACAGGCAAGAAAAGAAACGGGCAGCTAAAGAACTGTTTAGCGCACTAAAAGATCCCAGTGTCGTCATCATGTCCAACTGGCTAAAG ATCCGTGGCTCTTTAAAGAGTTGGACCAAGCTGTGGTGTGCTCTGAAGCCTGGAGTTCTTTTGATCTATAAGACACCCAAAACGGACCACTGGGTGGGCACCATCCTGCTCAGTGCATGCAAACTGATTGAAAGACCCTCCAAGAAGGACGGCTTCTGCTTCAAGCTCTACCACCCACTGGAAAAATCCATCTGGGCTGTCAAG GGTCCCAAAGGAGAGAACGTTGGCTCCATCACGCAGCCGCTACCCAGCAACTACCTGATCTTCAGAGCAGCATCTGAGTCTGATG gACGGTGCTGGATGGATGCCTTGGAGCTGGCTCTCAGCTGCTCCAGTCTCTACAAGCTGACAGCCAAAGCAGGGAGAGAAGCAGATATCAGCACGTCTTCAGAGTCCTCGCATATACTCCACCTGCTGCAGTCCACCGCACTCAGTGAAACAGAGCTGCTACA GTTAAATGACACCCTGCTGCTGGGCAACCACCACATGGAGCATGACGGCTTTTCAGACAAATCCGAGCGCGAGGCTCACGATGACTGGGACACTACGGCCAATGAGAACGGTGGAAGGCTGACGGAGGAGAGCGACATGGACCAATCGGACGAGCTGTCCCCCGGGCCACAGGCCACAGCCTATgtagagcagagcacagaggagATGGCTGAG GCTGGGGAGGCGTCCCAGGTGGAGACTGTATCGGAGGAGAACAAGGGTCTGATTTGGGGCCTGCTGAAGCAGCTGCGGCCGGGCATGGACCTGTCCAAGGTGGTGCTGCCCACCTTCATCCTGGAGCCGCGCTCTTTCCTGGACAAGCTGTCAGACTACTACTACCACGCTGATCTGCTCTCACA AGCTGCGCTGGAGGAGAGCGCATATGGTCGGATCAAGCAGGTGCTGAGATGGTACTTGTCTGGCTTCTACAAGAAGCCCAAG GGTCTAAAGAAGCCTTACAACCCAATCCTGGGGA GATTTCGCTGCTGCTGGCTCCATCCTCAAACCGACAGCTGCACTTTCTACATAGCTGAACAG GTGTCCCACCATCCGCCCATCTCTGCCTTTTATGTCTGCAACAGGAAGGATGGTTTTTCTATCAGCGGGAGCATCTTGGCAAAGTCCAAGTTCTATG GTAACTCTCTGTCAGCTATTCTGGATGGCAAAGCCAGgctgctgttcctgagcaggGACGAGGAGTATGTCATCACCATGCCCTACGCTCACTGCAAAG GTATCCTGTATGGCACTATGACACTAGAGCTGGGTGGGAAGGTCACCATCGAGTGTGAGAAAACCAAATGTTTCACAGAGCTGGAGTTCAAACTAAAG CCTTTCCTTGGAGGCTCTTGCTCTGTGAATCAGATCAGCGGGAAGATCTCTGTAGGAGAGGAGCTACTGGCCACTGTTGATGGACACTGG GACAGTGAGGTGTTCATTCACGAGAAGCGCTCAGGAATACAGGAGACGTTGTGGAACCCGAGCCAGGAGATCCGCAACAGCCGCCTCAAGAGACAAGTGGTACAAATAGACCAGCAGGGGGAGTTTGAGTCTGAAAG ACTGTGGCAGCACGTGACCAGTGCCATCATGGATCGGGACCAGGTGCGGGCCACCCAGGAGAAGTTTGTGCTGGAGGAGGCTCAGCGGAGAGAGGccagggagagaggagacaaacccTGGATCCCACGACTTTTCCATCAGGACCCCGTCTCCTCGGAGTGGAGCTACAGACACATGGA TGTGCAGCCATGGGACCCAGAGCGCTGTCTGGTTCAGTTTGAGAAGGACGGAGTGATTCAGACGCACGAGAAAAGCCAGAGGCAGCACAACGGGCTCTCCTACAGTCACAGCTGGGCCAGCCAACAGAAG GCTGAGGTCAACGGGAAACGCAGGAAGGCCAGCAGCCAGCCGTCCAGCTGCAGCCAGAACACtgagagcagcagcaccacccCAGAGCCAACACATGAGTCATCTGACAATGAAG GATTTTCAAACCAGTGTGCACGGTGCAATAAAGAAGTGAAGGACATCGCACTGATAGAGGCCTCCATCACATCTATACAGAAGACACAGCAGGACATCCAGAG GAACCTGGTGGCTCTGAGTCGTCAGATGGTTCGTCAGAGGGCGACAGACGACGGCGTGTCGTTGACAGGCCGTCACTGTctcatcctctgtgtcctgcTTCTCTCACAGCTCCTCCTCAACTACGTCTTCACCTGA